One part of the Bradyrhizobium sp. CB1650 genome encodes these proteins:
- a CDS encoding DUF2274 domain-containing protein, whose protein sequence is MPKLKIGELPDDKPVKVSTELPAAVHRDLIAYAEALTRQGGQVVDPTKLIAPMLARFMATDRGFSKLKREGHVPAAGEGQ, encoded by the coding sequence ATGCCAAAACTCAAAATTGGAGAGCTTCCAGACGACAAGCCGGTCAAAGTGAGTACGGAGCTGCCTGCGGCCGTGCATCGTGATCTCATTGCATATGCAGAAGCGCTTACGCGTCAGGGTGGTCAAGTGGTTGATCCGACTAAGCTCATCGCTCCCATGTTGGCGCGCTTTATGGCCACGGACCGAGGATTTTCTAAACTGAAACGTGAAGGGCACGTACCGGCCGCTGGCGAAGGACAGTGA